One region of Streptococcus salivarius genomic DNA includes:
- a CDS encoding LPKTxAVK-anchored surface protein, with product MKKVLLTSAAVLAVFASSAAVFANDGNVHTGNLDNKTEATGGDFFTNNEGGLTQAAKDGLNNVDADSTKQKFEDAGEHIEPKRDANGNIIKDEFVVTDKANANKDAKEEAKAVKAAEKKAPAAKAEAKALPNTAAVK from the coding sequence ATGAAAAAAGTATTGCTTACATCAGCTGCAGTTCTTGCAGTATTCGCTTCATCAGCAGCAGTTTTCGCTAACGACGGTAACGTTCACACTGGAAACCTTGATAACAAAACTGAAGCAACTGGTGGTGACTTCTTCACAAACAACGAAGGTGGTCTTACTCAAGCTGCTAAAGATGGTCTTAACAACGTTGACGCAGATTCAACTAAACAAAAATTTGAAGATGCTGGTGAACACATCGAACCAAAACGTGATGCTAACGGAAACATCATCAAAGATGAGTTTGTAGTTACTGATAAAGCTAACGCTAACAAAGACGCTAAAGAAGAAGCTAAAGCTGTTAAAGCTGCAGAAAAGAAAGCTCCAGCAGCTAAAGCTGAAGCTAAAGCTCTT